The Polyangium mundeleinium genome contains the following window.
CGATGACCACGGGCGGCCGCGGAATCGACGCGGCGCTCGCGCGGGCCATGAAAGAAGCGGGGCTGCACAGCGTCTCGGTGAGCGTCGACGGGCTCGCGCGCACGCACGACCTCATTCGCCGCGCAAAATCGAGCTTCGAAAGCGCCACGCGCGCGATCGGCCACCTGCGCGCGGCGGGCCTCCTCGTCGCGGCGAACACGAACGTGAACCGCGTCAATCGGGGCGACCTCGAAGCGCTCTACGAGCACCTGCGCGCGCTCGGCATCGTCGCCTGGCAGGTGCAGATCACGGCCGCCCTCGGCCGCGCCGCCGATCGCCCGGACATGCTGCTCCAGCCCTACGACTTGCTCGACGTCATGCCGCGCGTCGCCGCGCTGAAGCGCCGCGCCTTTCGCGACGGCATCACGCTGATGCCCGGCAACAACCTCGGATACTTCGGCCCCGAGGAGGCGCTCCTGCGGTCCGTGAAAGAGGGCGGGCGTGACCATTTCATGGGCTGCCAGGCGGGAAAACGCGTCCTCGGCATCGAATCCGACGGCGCGGTGAAGGGTTGTCCCTCGCTGCAAAGCCATTCCTACGTCGGCGGCACGTTGCGCGAGCAGAGCCTCGGCGCGATCTGGGACGAGGCCCCGGCCCTCGCGTTCGCGCGGAGCCGCACCCCCGACGATCTATGGGGATTCTGCCGCGCCTGCCCGTTCGCCGAGGTCTGCATGGGCGGATGCACGTTCACCGCGCATGCGCTCTTCGGCCGGCCCGGAAACAACCCGTATTGCCATTTCCGCGCGCGCACGCTCGCCGCCGAGGGCAAACGCGAGAGGCTCGTCCCCGCGGCGGCGGCCGAGGGAGAACCGTTCGATCATGGCCTCTTCGAGCTCGTCGTCGAGCCTTTCGACGCCCCCGAGCCGCCGCTGGGCCCGGTGGAGAGCCTCGTCCAGATCACGCGGCGCCCGAGGCAAGGGCAGGCATAGCGCTACTGCATTCGCTCGAGGTTGCCCAGCGGGTGGGTGGGCTTTTTGTACGTGGCCCGGAACGTCGCCGACGCCGCGTCGACGACACTTTCCAGGCAATAGTAGGTATTATCGAGGGGCATGCAGTCGCCCACATCGATCGTGAATCCTGGCGGCTGGTGGCTTTGGCCCCACCACTCTTTTTCGCCGAGTGCTGACTCGGGCACGCCGCAAGCAAAGTGCATGAGTGCACGAGGCGCTCGACGGGCGCCATACGCCTCATACGCCTCGTCAAGGAGGACGTGACAACCGTTGATGCGCGCGACCTTGCCCTTTTCCACAGTAACGACAGGAGACTCCGTCCGTGCGCAGGCCCCGAGGACGACAGCGGTGATCAGAAGGAAGGCAGTCCGCATGATTCTTGTACTCGACATCAACGACACGTATTGAAGGACACTTTTCCACTACAGTTGTCGCATGTCCTACGCTGCTCTGCGCAACAATCGGCGCAACTGGACCCGCTCGTACCGCTACAACTGTTGTAACAGAGGGGCGTTTGCTCTGCGCACCAGTTCGGGGGCATGCACTGCGTCGCCGTCACCGACGACGACCCACACCCCATCCCCACCACCGCGACCCCAGACAGCAGCAACAGCAAGCGCATGCCATCACCCTCGACCCTGCCACGGTTACCATACCCACAGGGAGCGGATCAACAGTTAGCTTCATTGCTCGTGCAGGATACCCTGTTCGTTGCACGCCACCCGCAGAGAGCGGAACGCCACCCGCGAAAGGCGGGACCGCTTCCCCGAGCGGCGGGATCGCTTCCCCGAACGCCGGGACCGCTTCCCCGAGCGGCGGGACCGCTTCCCCGAGCGGCGGGATCGCTTCCCCGAACGCCGGGACCGCTTCCCCGAGCGGCGGGATCGCTTCCCCGAACGCCGGGACCGCTTCCCCGAGCGGCGGGACCGCTTCCCCGAGCGCCGGGATCGCTTCCCCGAGCGCCGGGACCGCTTCCCCGAACGGCGGGATCGCTTCCACGAGCGCCGGGACGGCTTCCCCGAACGGCGGGATCGCTTCCACGAGCGCCGGGACGGCTTCCCCGAACGGCGGGATCGCTTCCACGAGCGCCGGGACGGCTTCCCCGAACGGCGGGATCGCTTCCACGAGCGCCGGGACGGGAAATCAGCCGTGAAGCTCCCTGAGCAGCGTGTACGAGCGGTTCCGCGCCTCCGCGTCCGGCACCGCGCACAACACCATCAGCTCGTCGGCGCGGGTGGCTTCGAGGAGCTTGTCGAGCTGCTCACGCACGGACGCCGGGCCGCCGACGATGTTCTGCGCGAACCAGTTCTCGACGAAGGCTCGCTCCTCCGGCGCCCACGGATACGCCTCCGCCTCCTCGATCGTCGGATAGGGCTCGC
Protein-coding sequences here:
- a CDS encoding radical SAM/SPASM domain-containing protein; translated protein: MPLRRVPVLPDDDHPAYVVWELTLRCDQPCAHCGSRAGGPRTTELGTEEALGVVQQLKERRAREVVLIGGEAYLHEGFLDIVRALQNAGIRPTMTTGGRGIDAALARAMKEAGLHSVSVSVDGLARTHDLIRRAKSSFESATRAIGHLRAAGLLVAANTNVNRVNRGDLEALYEHLRALGIVAWQVQITAALGRAADRPDMLLQPYDLLDVMPRVAALKRRAFRDGITLMPGNNLGYFGPEEALLRSVKEGGRDHFMGCQAGKRVLGIESDGAVKGCPSLQSHSYVGGTLREQSLGAIWDEAPALAFARSRTPDDLWGFCRACPFAEVCMGGCTFTAHALFGRPGNNPYCHFRARTLAAEGKRERLVPAAAAEGEPFDHGLFELVVEPFDAPEPPLGPVESLVQITRRPRQGQA